A single genomic interval of Caldalkalibacillus uzonensis harbors:
- a CDS encoding CidA/LrgA family protein — protein MLLLFLALWSGMMKLEWVEQAADLHLKHMTLFFIPPIVGIVYFADVFLRQGITVLLVIMISSVCVARNGVHG, from the coding sequence ATGCTGCTTCTTTTTCTGGCACTTTGGTCAGGAATGATGAAACTGGAGTGGGTGGAACAAGCAGCTGATCTGCACCTGAAACATATGACCTTGTTCTTTATACCACCCATTGTGGGGATCGTGTACTTTGCAGATGTATTTCTAAGGCAGGGGATTACGGTGTTGTTGGTGATCATGATTAGCAGTGTGTGTGTTGCTAGGAACGGCGTACACGGTTGA